In Sulfuracidifex metallicus DSM 6482 = JCM 9184, a single window of DNA contains:
- a CDS encoding RNA-processing protein, which yields MFITVEDQKIQEVNKIIQRLGEMTSSEITFDERTKTYNVIPKGNPYDAMKATNVIKAIGLGFNVSDALKLLSDEYELETIDLKDITGKDQDDMRRIKARVIGEKGKTRKFIEEYTGVIMSIHENYISFIGPFDQVSVARKAVELIIVGKEHQSVYKYLDRAEKELMQYKMDKLKRSSNKFYEI from the coding sequence ATGTTCATAACTGTGGAGGATCAGAAGATACAGGAAGTAAACAAGATAATCCAGAGACTGGGAGAGATGACCAGCTCTGAAATTACCTTCGATGAAAGAACGAAGACATATAATGTAATCCCAAAGGGAAATCCTTACGACGCCATGAAGGCAACTAACGTAATAAAGGCCATAGGTTTAGGTTTCAACGTTTCCGACGCTCTTAAACTTCTGAGCGATGAATATGAACTGGAAACAATAGATTTGAAGGACATAACGGGTAAGGATCAAGATGATATGAGAAGGATAAAAGCTAGGGTAATAGGAGAGAAGGGAAAGACCAGAAAGTTCATCGAAGAATATACCGGTGTAATTATGTCAATTCATGAAAACTACATCTCTTTCATAGGTCCCTTTGATCAAGTTAGCGTAGCAAGAAAGGCCGTAGAGTTAATTATCGTGGGTAAGGAACATCAATCAGTGTACAAATATTTAGACAGAGCAGAGAAAGAGCTAATGCAGTACAAGATGGATAAGCTAAAAAGATCAAGTAACAAGTTTTATGAAATCTAG
- a CDS encoding serine protein kinase RIO yields MPKKPLDFKKKEEKRRKDEDLFKVVDSAIDTATYNGLMLVSKKLNLEEIFGSISSGKEAKIYPAKDFKGKFYALKVFYVSTAQSKKALIKYTKGDYRFEGAKVGSTRSLVELWTKKEFRNLRDMFDAGVRVPEPYIFFRNILVMDFIGENGVRAPLLKELPDDEINEDVYMDILEQITKMIKKARLVHGDLSEYNILVKDKKPYIIDVSQALPIEHDKSLELLKNDVENINRFFANKGIEVQGTDSFLSNLLGDLDVHNCGGSEDTGSKQDNPETGRDDQL; encoded by the coding sequence ATGCCAAAAAAGCCTCTTGATTTCAAGAAGAAAGAAGAAAAACGAAGAAAGGATGAGGATCTGTTTAAGGTAGTAGATTCAGCTATTGACACGGCTACTTACAACGGCCTCATGCTCGTTTCTAAAAAGCTCAATTTAGAAGAGATTTTTGGATCTATTTCCTCTGGAAAGGAGGCTAAAATATATCCTGCGAAGGATTTTAAAGGAAAGTTCTACGCCTTGAAGGTTTTTTACGTATCTACAGCACAGAGTAAAAAGGCTCTAATCAAATACACTAAAGGGGATTACAGATTTGAAGGAGCTAAAGTAGGAAGTACAAGAAGCCTGGTAGAACTCTGGACAAAGAAGGAATTTAGGAACTTAAGGGACATGTTTGACGCTGGAGTTAGGGTTCCAGAACCTTACATATTCTTCAGGAATATATTGGTAATGGACTTTATAGGCGAGAATGGAGTAAGGGCACCGCTCCTCAAGGAATTGCCAGACGATGAAATAAATGAGGATGTTTACATGGATATCTTAGAACAGATTACTAAGATGATAAAGAAAGCAAGGCTCGTTCACGGTGATCTAAGCGAATACAACATACTAGTTAAAGATAAAAAGCCTTACATTATTGACGTAAGCCAAGCCCTTCCCATAGAACATGATAAATCGTTAGAACTGTTAAAGAACGATGTGGAAAACATTAATAGGTTCTTTGCTAACAAAGGGATAGAAGTGCAAGGAACTGATTCGTTCCTTTCTAATCTTCTAGGTGATTTAGATGTTCATAACTGTGGAGGATCAGAAGATACAGGAAGTAAACAAGATAATCCAGAGACTGGGAGAGATGACCAGCTCTGA
- a CDS encoding translation initiation factor aIF-1A has translation MSKKVKQPEIPSNRNVPKPGDGEAICVVKKMLGGDHIVVSCLDGKERMARIPGKIRKKVWMREGDVVLVGIWDFQPNKCDITYKYNNDDIKRLIEEKVVSREVLDQLRG, from the coding sequence TTGTCTAAAAAAGTTAAGCAACCAGAAATTCCAAGCAATAGAAACGTACCAAAACCCGGTGATGGGGAGGCTATTTGTGTAGTTAAGAAGATGTTAGGCGGAGATCACATAGTGGTCAGCTGTTTAGATGGCAAAGAGAGAATGGCAAGAATACCTGGAAAAATCAGAAAGAAGGTCTGGATGAGGGAAGGAGACGTAGTTTTGGTAGGAATATGGGACTTTCAACCCAACAAGTGTGATATAACTTACAAGTATAATAACGATGATATAAAGAGATTAATTGAAGAAAAGGTAGTTTCAAGGGAAGTTCTAGATCAACTAAGAGGTTAA
- a CDS encoding thiolase family protein gives MENVYIVSAVRTPIGRFGGAYRDIHPADLGAITIKEALYRGKVDPKDVEITIMGNILRAGHGQDVARQASVKAGIPMEVDGYSVDMVCSSGMMSVMNAVQMIKSGDADVVVAGGVESMSQSMLAVRSNIRWGVKTIMPPNKVEFIDTMQMDGLTDPFNMKLMGQEADMVAKSHDFTRRELDEVAYQSQKRAYEATVKGLMKDELVNVEINGQKITVDEGIRPDTSLEKLEKLRPAFTQDGFHTAGNSSQLSDGASAMVLMSERAAKERGLEPLAKVLGYSWAGIESWKFTEAPIFAVKKLLKKLNAEITDFDYFENNEAFAVNSVLANRYLGIPYDKLNVFGGAIAIGHPIGASGARIITTLINVLSKMDGKKGIASICHGTGGSTAIAIELLRKM, from the coding sequence ATGGAAAACGTATACATTGTATCAGCCGTGAGAACTCCAATAGGTAGGTTCGGCGGAGCATATAGAGATATTCACCCAGCGGATCTTGGAGCAATTACCATAAAGGAAGCACTTTACAGAGGTAAGGTTGATCCTAAAGACGTAGAGATCACCATAATGGGAAATATACTTAGAGCAGGGCACGGGCAAGATGTTGCTAGACAAGCATCAGTCAAGGCTGGAATACCTATGGAGGTGGACGGATACTCCGTCGACATGGTTTGCTCTTCGGGTATGATGAGCGTAATGAACGCCGTCCAAATGATAAAGAGCGGAGATGCTGACGTTGTTGTAGCAGGAGGCGTAGAAAGTATGAGCCAATCTATGCTCGCAGTTAGAAGTAACATTAGGTGGGGTGTAAAGACCATAATGCCACCAAACAAGGTAGAGTTCATTGACACCATGCAAATGGACGGATTAACTGATCCGTTCAACATGAAGCTCATGGGACAGGAAGCCGACATGGTTGCTAAGTCACATGACTTTACTAGGAGGGAATTAGACGAGGTTGCTTATCAAAGTCAAAAGAGAGCATATGAAGCAACAGTAAAGGGATTGATGAAAGACGAATTAGTTAATGTAGAGATTAACGGACAGAAAATTACTGTAGATGAAGGAATAAGGCCGGATACTTCCTTAGAAAAGCTAGAGAAGTTAAGGCCAGCATTTACTCAAGATGGCTTCCATACCGCAGGCAACTCCTCCCAGCTTTCGGACGGAGCTTCCGCGATGGTTCTAATGAGCGAGAGGGCAGCAAAGGAAAGAGGATTAGAACCGTTGGCAAAAGTTTTAGGCTACAGTTGGGCTGGAATAGAAAGTTGGAAATTTACAGAAGCACCGATATTTGCAGTTAAAAAATTGCTAAAGAAACTCAACGCTGAAATAACGGATTTCGATTACTTCGAAAACAACGAGGCATTCGCAGTAAACAGCGTATTAGCTAACAGATATCTAGGAATACCTTATGATAAGTTAAACGTTTTTGGAGGCGCGATAGCTATAGGCCATCCTATAGGAGCCAGCGGTGCCAGGATAATTACTACCCTGATTAACGTTCTCAGTAAGATGGATGGAAAGAAGGGAATTGCAAGCATATGCCATGGTACAGGAGGATCTACTGCTATCGCAATTGAGTTGCTAAGAAAGATGTAA
- a CDS encoding tRNA (N(6)-L-threonylcarbamoyladenosine(37)-C(2))-methylthiotransferase — MAQKIYFETYGCTLNKGDTLIMKTILKDREFVERPDEADVIIINTCAVRLETEERMKKRIGELRKLGKKLVVAGCMSGAEPGTVLSVAPEASLIGPQAIERIQDIVDGKVKSILNGERASMTPHVMEGKIGILPIADGCAGDCSFCITKLARRKLRSYPLRSILESAKFALSRGAIELELTGQDTSAYGLDFGGKIRLPDLVREVTNLEGNFMVRIGMMTPEQAQSIIDDLIEVLRHEKVYKFIHLPVQSGDDNVLKIMNRKYTIDQYISMVKELRNKVPYINVTTDIIIGHPGEDENAFENTLSLMKSLRFERIHLAIYSMRSNTRSASMPQIPDKIKKERMEIAYKLYEGISLSIHKEYEGKNASIVLTEIGKKGSVIGRTLNYIPVVIRDSTDLGKRVNVRIDEASFFDLKGHLI; from the coding sequence TTGGCTCAGAAGATTTACTTTGAGACATACGGATGCACTTTGAATAAGGGAGATACACTGATAATGAAGACTATACTTAAGGATAGGGAGTTTGTTGAAAGACCAGATGAAGCTGACGTTATAATAATAAACACTTGTGCGGTGAGGCTCGAAACAGAGGAAAGAATGAAGAAAAGGATTGGAGAACTAAGAAAACTAGGCAAGAAGCTAGTTGTTGCAGGGTGCATGAGCGGTGCAGAGCCTGGCACTGTCCTGAGCGTAGCACCAGAAGCCTCGCTAATAGGACCCCAAGCAATCGAGAGAATCCAAGACATCGTCGACGGAAAAGTAAAGTCAATACTGAACGGAGAAAGGGCATCAATGACCCCGCATGTAATGGAAGGAAAAATAGGCATATTGCCAATTGCAGATGGATGTGCGGGAGATTGCAGTTTTTGTATAACTAAATTAGCTAGAAGAAAGCTGAGGAGTTATCCTTTGCGTTCTATACTGGAGTCAGCTAAGTTTGCTCTTTCAAGGGGCGCGATAGAACTAGAACTCACGGGACAAGACACATCAGCTTATGGACTTGACTTTGGCGGGAAAATTAGATTACCAGATCTTGTGAGGGAAGTAACTAACCTAGAAGGTAATTTCATGGTTAGAATAGGCATGATGACTCCAGAGCAAGCCCAATCAATTATTGACGATCTAATAGAAGTGCTTAGACATGAAAAGGTCTATAAGTTCATCCATTTGCCGGTTCAAAGCGGTGATGATAATGTGTTAAAGATCATGAACAGAAAATATACAATAGATCAATACATCTCCATGGTTAAGGAACTTAGGAACAAGGTACCATATATAAATGTCACTACGGATATAATTATTGGGCATCCCGGAGAGGACGAAAATGCATTCGAGAATACGTTATCGCTGATGAAGAGCTTAAGATTTGAGAGAATACATCTTGCAATTTATTCCATGAGATCTAACACTAGAAGTGCATCAATGCCCCAGATTCCTGATAAGATAAAGAAGGAAAGAATGGAAATAGCATACAAATTATACGAAGGTATTTCACTATCCATTCATAAAGAATATGAAGGTAAGAACGCTAGCATAGTTTTAACAGAGATAGGTAAGAAAGGCTCTGTAATAGGTAGAACTTTGAATTACATACCCGTCGTTATAAGAGATAGCACTGATCTAGGCAAGAGAGTTAATGTTAGAATAGACGAAGCGTCATTCTTCGATCTAAAGGGGCATTTAATTTAA
- a CDS encoding translation initiation factor IF-2 subunit beta: protein MSTEKEYLSLLDRLYSKVPERAKKQGIQALPELVVYNIGNTTIVKNFGEYCDRLRRDVKTCTKYLLKELAAPGTAEGNGQLVIQGKFSSQVINTLMERFIHSYVQCMTCKSIDTVLKMDKKVWYISCLACGAQTPIKPL from the coding sequence GTGAGTACGGAGAAAGAATATTTATCTTTGCTAGATAGGCTCTACTCGAAGGTTCCAGAGAGGGCTAAGAAACAAGGTATTCAAGCTCTGCCTGAACTTGTAGTATATAATATAGGAAATACTACAATAGTTAAGAACTTCGGAGAATACTGTGACAGATTAAGAAGGGATGTTAAGACATGCACGAAATACTTGCTTAAAGAACTTGCAGCTCCAGGGACAGCTGAGGGAAACGGTCAACTGGTTATACAAGGTAAGTTCTCTTCCCAAGTTATTAACACCCTTATGGAGAGGTTCATTCATTCTTACGTTCAGTGTATGACCTGCAAGAGCATAGATACAGTTCTCAAGATGGACAAGAAGGTTTGGTACATATCGTGTTTAGCATGTGGAGCACAGACGCCAATAAAGCCCCTGTGA
- a CDS encoding DUF424 family protein, whose amino-acid sequence MKVHINIIRSQGYVLINLCEEGLLGKRFRENDMVLDVNEKFYGGDLVESDYALGLIDEATVMSIVGSSLVEEAVKKGIVHKDGVREISGVKIAQVYNL is encoded by the coding sequence ATGAAGGTTCACATTAATATAATAAGGTCACAGGGATACGTTCTCATAAACCTTTGCGAGGAAGGGCTACTAGGAAAGAGGTTCAGGGAAAATGACATGGTGTTAGACGTTAATGAGAAGTTTTATGGAGGCGATTTAGTGGAATCTGATTATGCCTTAGGTCTAATAGATGAAGCTACCGTAATGAGCATAGTGGGTTCTTCCCTAGTAGAAGAGGCTGTAAAAAAAGGTATAGTACATAAAGACGGAGTAAGGGAAATAAGTGGAGTAAAAATAGCTCAAGTTTACAACCTTTAA
- a CDS encoding 60S ribosomal export protein NMD3, which translates to MSRRKFCVSCGREDVELIGLLCPSCYAKRKDLIEVPSSVTIRTCRICGSKWISGKWVRIENLSIEDLVYNEIMRRAKMDDKLTEYQSDLQMSKDKNGKDVALISFSGKVANEVIHVQKLVYVNLEEALCDSCMKKRGRFYDAVVQLRTRNGSLNEKRVFFESFFSNEVINNLSDIKIGKEGVDYYFISRTVAKRLVSSIISMVKAEVKESFEGESLKNGKRTGKLVISLRL; encoded by the coding sequence ATGTCCAGGCGAAAGTTCTGCGTTTCATGTGGAAGAGAAGACGTGGAGCTCATTGGATTACTTTGTCCATCCTGTTATGCAAAAAGAAAAGATTTGATTGAGGTACCCAGTTCTGTAACCATAAGAACATGTAGAATATGTGGTTCGAAATGGATTTCCGGGAAATGGGTCAGGATAGAAAATCTATCCATAGAAGACTTAGTCTATAATGAGATTATGAGGAGGGCTAAAATGGACGATAAATTAACTGAATATCAAAGTGATCTGCAGATGTCTAAGGACAAGAATGGAAAAGATGTTGCCTTAATTTCGTTCTCTGGAAAAGTTGCAAATGAAGTTATACACGTTCAAAAGCTAGTTTATGTTAACTTAGAAGAGGCATTATGCGACTCTTGCATGAAAAAGAGAGGCAGATTTTATGACGCAGTAGTTCAATTAAGGACTAGAAATGGAAGTCTGAATGAGAAGAGAGTTTTCTTTGAATCCTTCTTTTCTAATGAAGTGATTAACAATCTATCAGACATCAAGATAGGAAAGGAAGGAGTAGATTACTATTTCATTAGTAGAACCGTGGCGAAAAGGTTAGTATCATCCATCATTTCTATGGTCAAGGCTGAAGTTAAGGAAAGTTTTGAAGGAGAATCCTTAAAGAACGGAAAGAGAACCGGTAAATTAGTTATATCTCTGAGATTATGA
- the rnhB gene encoding ribonuclease HII, with product MIIGIDEAGRGPIIGPMVVAGVAIEDSLLDKLKDKGVRDSKALSRKSREKLFYEIVEIASAFSVVKVQPQEIDLNNLNSLTYQAVNKIISSMLYLKPNRVTVDKVGRETEVIVYLKLLGIEANVVHQADVNFVECSAASIIAKVIRDKEIDKIKEKYGDVGSGYPSDEKTINWISKIHEKGEPPPPFLRRSWKILNRIAPNYYLEKRGVWSW from the coding sequence ATGATAATTGGAATTGATGAAGCCGGAAGGGGACCTATAATAGGTCCAATGGTAGTGGCAGGCGTTGCAATTGAGGATAGTCTGTTGGATAAGTTAAAAGATAAAGGAGTAAGGGACAGCAAAGCTCTGTCCAGGAAAAGTAGGGAGAAACTTTTCTATGAGATTGTGGAAATAGCGTCCGCGTTTTCAGTAGTAAAAGTGCAACCTCAAGAGATAGACTTGAACAACTTGAATTCTCTGACTTATCAAGCCGTAAATAAGATCATTTCATCCATGTTATATCTTAAGCCCAATCGAGTCACTGTTGACAAGGTTGGACGAGAAACTGAGGTTATAGTCTACTTGAAGCTCCTAGGTATAGAAGCTAACGTTGTTCATCAAGCTGATGTGAACTTCGTTGAGTGTAGTGCAGCCAGTATCATAGCAAAGGTGATAAGGGATAAGGAAATAGATAAGATTAAGGAAAAATATGGTGATGTTGGTTCAGGGTATCCTTCAGACGAAAAGACAATCAATTGGATTTCCAAAATACACGAAAAAGGCGAACCTCCTCCGCCTTTTTTAAGGAGGTCATGGAAGATATTAAATCGTATTGCACCTAACTATTATCTTGAAAAAAGGGGGGTCTGGAGTTGGTAA
- a CDS encoding TGS domain-containing protein encodes MVTNLPAEAKAKWMKVMDAKTPEEKIKAIQDFLSYVPKHKGTENLVYWAKRRLAELKEEAEKEKRKGGGKRSFSIFVEKAGAGQVVLLGDAFLRTELLRALTNVKVIPRDVPVPGMAPFEDIKLQLVNPPLTVPLSKVVGLARNADAIVIVANDLQEYEQIKKFLEDNNVLLKKPRGKVIIERSRYGNSGLRIVNLGKIVDSSESEIRKYLEGFGIKSAIVRILGEITMDDVEKAIFESVTFKPGVLVSPKPLGVDVYSLTFNVARRELPKVLFESLDVIRVYTKEPGEDATGDPLIMRKGSTVMDVARRLHSSLAEGMRYARVWGKSVKFPGQKVGGDHILEDKDIIEIHTK; translated from the coding sequence TTGGTAACTAACTTACCTGCGGAGGCAAAGGCAAAATGGATGAAGGTGATGGACGCAAAGACCCCTGAGGAGAAGATTAAGGCAATACAAGACTTTCTAAGTTATGTTCCAAAACATAAGGGCACAGAAAACTTAGTGTATTGGGCAAAGAGAAGGTTAGCTGAACTAAAAGAGGAAGCAGAAAAAGAGAAGAGAAAAGGGGGAGGGAAAAGATCATTTTCCATATTTGTGGAGAAGGCAGGCGCAGGTCAAGTAGTGCTCTTAGGAGACGCCTTTCTGAGAACTGAGTTGTTGAGAGCACTCACTAACGTGAAGGTTATACCTAGAGATGTTCCAGTTCCCGGTATGGCTCCATTTGAGGACATTAAGTTGCAGTTAGTTAACCCTCCCCTTACCGTTCCATTGAGTAAAGTTGTTGGTCTTGCCAGAAACGCCGACGCTATAGTTATCGTTGCAAACGATCTTCAGGAGTACGAACAAATAAAAAAATTCTTAGAGGATAACAACGTACTTCTAAAGAAACCTCGTGGTAAGGTTATCATAGAGAGATCCAGATATGGAAACTCTGGGCTTAGAATAGTTAACTTAGGCAAAATAGTAGATTCTAGCGAAAGCGAGATTAGAAAGTATCTTGAAGGGTTTGGAATAAAGTCTGCAATTGTTAGGATCCTCGGGGAAATAACTATGGATGATGTAGAGAAAGCTATATTTGAATCAGTTACCTTCAAGCCCGGCGTTCTGGTATCCCCAAAGCCTCTTGGTGTAGATGTTTACTCTTTAACTTTTAACGTGGCAAGGAGAGAGTTGCCGAAAGTTCTTTTTGAGAGTCTTGACGTTATAAGGGTTTACACCAAGGAGCCTGGAGAAGACGCCACCGGGGACCCGCTGATTATGAGAAAAGGATCTACCGTGATGGATGTTGCAAGGAGATTGCATTCTTCCCTTGCAGAAGGAATGCGTTATGCAAGGGTATGGGGTAAATCAGTAAAGTTCCCTGGACAGAAAGTTGGTGGCGATCATATTCTCGAAGATAAGGATATAATAGAAATCCATACGAAATAG
- a CDS encoding type II secretion system F family protein has translation MSRQKFSLRKGNKKENEQRIGVVSKGAQYGVFDLLFYNSGFAKGLAKSFDEKLKRAGLNDDPRIYASRLISFLLISSILTVIMLVFGGFLFLDFLRLHDVKYLAVGMMMIIFGIIIPPLVYLVYTINVSQRIESRRIGIDSETPIFSSVFLVFLKAGLNVRFVFDYLARSNALANISGISAYISKRMKFLGESTEEAITNSLPISPSKLFNDFLTTYVTAIRTGAPVVDTIYSKTKDLLKAVEVSAADAPLS, from the coding sequence GTGAGTAGACAGAAATTTAGCTTAAGGAAAGGTAATAAAAAAGAGAATGAGCAAAGAATTGGCGTAGTCTCTAAGGGTGCCCAGTATGGAGTTTTCGATTTACTATTTTATAATTCCGGTTTTGCCAAAGGATTGGCAAAGTCTTTTGATGAGAAGCTAAAAAGGGCAGGCTTAAATGATGACCCCAGAATTTACGCATCAAGGCTAATATCATTTCTCCTAATCTCTTCGATCCTTACAGTAATAATGCTCGTCTTTGGAGGCTTTCTCTTCTTAGATTTTCTAAGGCTTCATGATGTCAAGTACCTAGCGGTTGGAATGATGATGATCATATTTGGAATAATAATTCCCCCTTTAGTGTATTTAGTTTATACTATTAACGTTTCACAAAGAATTGAGAGTAGGAGAATAGGAATAGACAGCGAAACGCCTATATTCTCTTCGGTATTCTTAGTCTTTCTAAAGGCTGGACTTAATGTAAGGTTCGTGTTTGACTATTTGGCTAGGTCTAATGCCCTTGCTAACATAAGCGGAATTTCAGCTTATATTTCAAAGAGAATGAAATTTCTAGGTGAAAGCACGGAGGAAGCCATAACAAATTCCCTACCAATTTCTCCTTCTAAGTTATTTAATGATTTCCTAACGACTTACGTTACTGCAATAAGGACTGGTGCTCCTGTAGTAGATACAATATACAGTAAGACTAAGGATTTGCTTAAGGCCGTTGAAGTATCAGCTGCAGATGCGCCTCTAAGTTAG
- a CDS encoding type II secretion system F family protein, with product MIIEALFPSFGGGSSFKLLGAMAVLLIPAINLLFVYIVDATQFKFPERPLKANKLFFITFPVGLLVMFVILAIINKIPPFVGTPNQLVMFLTLSGAESSINPTVIAITIGLLIASIPPGILAMKEVKRGTGYDIYVVAFLRAVSEGLRAGLSPEAVIRNLRGSKEMGKFNTVLDTIDIYNRLGYPLKDSFKKAAEQIMDFSSKVSLISLADMIEIGSLTPETVEFLADQISTQIRIRREYISRIKVLLYTPYVGIILALVASVLLGNSMVYVLSQQHGASLSYGPLAEAQVLLPNALYIISVSSLFNSFLAGLLVGKLSSGRTSVGLIHSAILVIITVILLIIAQHITLVSTARPTF from the coding sequence ATGATAATTGAAGCACTGTTTCCGTCTTTTGGAGGCGGTTCATCATTCAAATTGTTGGGTGCAATGGCAGTATTGCTAATACCTGCAATAAACTTGTTATTTGTCTATATAGTCGACGCAACTCAGTTCAAATTCCCTGAAAGACCTCTTAAAGCAAACAAACTGTTCTTTATAACGTTCCCAGTAGGCCTGCTAGTAATGTTTGTTATTTTAGCTATAATTAACAAGATACCTCCCTTTGTTGGAACTCCGAATCAATTGGTAATGTTCCTTACGCTAAGTGGAGCAGAATCTAGCATAAACCCAACTGTAATAGCCATAACAATAGGCTTATTGATAGCCTCAATTCCGCCTGGTATCCTAGCAATGAAGGAAGTGAAAAGAGGCACTGGTTACGATATTTATGTTGTGGCTTTCTTGAGGGCAGTATCAGAGGGATTGAGAGCCGGTTTATCCCCAGAAGCTGTAATTAGAAACTTGAGGGGAAGCAAGGAAATGGGCAAGTTCAATACAGTACTGGACACTATTGATATCTACAATAGATTAGGTTACCCTTTAAAGGACTCGTTCAAGAAGGCTGCAGAGCAAATAATGGATTTCTCAAGCAAGGTGTCTCTAATAAGTTTAGCAGATATGATAGAGATAGGTAGCTTAACTCCGGAAACTGTGGAATTTTTGGCAGACCAGATTTCTACTCAGATAAGAATTAGGAGGGAATATATTTCAAGGATAAAGGTACTTCTGTATACTCCTTACGTCGGTATAATTCTAGCTCTTGTAGCATCAGTTCTATTGGGCAACTCCATGGTTTACGTGTTATCTCAACAACATGGTGCAAGTCTATCATATGGCCCTTTAGCGGAAGCTCAAGTTCTGCTACCTAACGCTTTGTATATTATATCTGTATCTTCACTTTTCAATTCATTCTTAGCAGGGCTTCTAGTAGGAAAACTAAGCTCTGGAAGAACCTCAGTAGGTCTAATTCATTCTGCTATACTGGTTATAATAACTGTAATATTGCTTATAATAGCTCAACATATAACTTTAGTATCTACGGCAAGGCCAACATTCTAA